GGCGAAGTATTTTGCCATCCAGGTCTTCATCACCGTATCGGGGCTGTTGATGTCCTTGAGAAAACCGGCCTGGTAGCAGAGCAGCCGCGCCGCCTCCAGATTCACGCGCATGTTGGCGATCATCTGCTGGATCAGTTGATGGTTCTTGATCGGCACGCCGAACTGGATGCGGCGCTCGGCATAGGCCAGCGACGCTTCCAGACACGCCTGGATGATGCCGACGCAGCCCCAGGCCACGCTGTAGCGCCCGATGTCGAGCGTGCTGGTAGCGACCGCCGCCAGGCCAAAGCCCAGGCCGCCGATCAGATTGGCTTTGGGAATCTCACAGCCGTCCAGCGTGAGCTCGGCCAGCATCGAGGCGCGCGTGCCAAGCATGCCGCTGATCGGCGCGATGTGGAGTCCGGGCGTGTCGCGCTCCACCAGAAACGCGCTGTGCTTGCCCTCGCAGCTCGCAAAGATCAAAAAAAGATCGGCGATCTGGCCGTAGGTGGTCCATTTTTTGTAGCCGTTGAGAATAAAGCTCTGGCCGGTCGGCGTGGCGCTGGTGGCGATGCTCGCGGCATCGCTGCCCACGTCCGGCTCGCTCAGCCCATACGCGCCGATCCGCTCGCCTGAGACGAGCGACGGCAGCCAGCGCTCCTTGTGCTGGCGCGCGCCCCACTTGTGGATCGCGTAGGCCACCATGCTGTGGACGGTCAGCAGGCTGCGGATCGACGAGCAGCCGCGTCCAATCGCGCCGTGGAGCAGGCCAAACGTCAGCATGTCTTTGCCGGTGCCGCCGCTGCTCGCGGGCACGATCGCGCCGAGGTAGCCCTGCCGCGCCAGGAGCCTGATGATCTCAGGCGGTGTCTGCTCGGCCTGATCCCAGGCATCGGCGTAGGGCACGATCCGCTCCCGAACGAACGTCGTGTACTCGGTCAGATCCGCCTGCTGCTGGGCGGTCAATTCAAACTGCATGCGCTTCCCCTAGTACACCTGATCGTCGATCATCGATCGCAACATCGCGCTGTGCTGCGCTACGCAGCCGACGTCGCTTTACGCTCGACGAAGGCCGCGATGGTGCTGATCGTGCGGAAATTGTCGATGTCCAGGTCCTCATTGTCGATGGTGATCCTAAACTCTTGCTCGACGAAGAGCACGAGCTGCATGGCAAAGAGCGAGTTGACGAAGTTGCTGGCGAAAATATCCTCGTCATCTTCAAAGGTATGGTTTTGAAAGTGACGGTTGAGAAAATCGCGAATCTTCTGTTTGTGCTCGGTCATCTGGTCCTCCAGGACGTGTGTTGGTTTGCGGCGGATTTAGCTGTAGGTGTAAAAACCGCG
The nucleotide sequence above comes from Herpetosiphonaceae bacterium. Encoded proteins:
- a CDS encoding phosphopantetheine-binding protein; amino-acid sequence: MTEHKQKIRDFLNRHFQNHTFEDDEDIFASNFVNSLFAMQLVLFVEQEFRITIDNEDLDIDNFRTISTIAAFVERKATSAA
- a CDS encoding acyl-CoA dehydrogenase family protein, whose product is MQFELTAQQQADLTEYTTFVRERIVPYADAWDQAEQTPPEIIRLLARQGYLGAIVPASSGGTGKDMLTFGLLHGAIGRGCSSIRSLLTVHSMVAYAIHKWGARQHKERWLPSLVSGERIGAYGLSEPDVGSDAASIATSATPTGQSFILNGYKKWTTYGQIADLFLIFASCEGKHSAFLVERDTPGLHIAPISGMLGTRASMLAELTLDGCEIPKANLIGGLGFGLAAVATSTLDIGRYSVAWGCVGIIQACLEASLAYAERRIQFGVPIKNHQLIQQMIANMRVNLEAARLLCYQAGFLKDINSPDTVMKTWMAKYFAATSATQTAADAVQIHGANGCSPDYPVQRYFRDAKIMEIIEGSTQIQQLMIANYAQQIA